The following coding sequences lie in one Mustelus asterias chromosome 8, sMusAst1.hap1.1, whole genome shotgun sequence genomic window:
- the LOC144497850 gene encoding muscarinic acetylcholine receptor M2-like: MMANPAQTDESFNNPTDLFLSGRVSPYTTAEVVFAVIVTGSLSLVTIIGNILVIVSIKVNRHLQTINNYFIFSLACADLIIGVTMNLFTIYTLIGYWPFGPVICDLWLALDYVVSNASSMSLLVISFDRYFCVTKPLSYPVRRTAKMAGMMIVAVWVVSFILWAPAILFWQFIIGERTVSEGECYIQFFSNPAVTFGTAIAAFYLPVFIMMILYVQISRASKSRIMEDKKVSETSEGTVSDGVVKDKVMEPNSSSIPNSPHALPHAKMQSDKIIGEIIAANCGQEEKELHNEVTSPSVVPSNQKQEGTIQEGTTISTTQSCFRMGNTNFCLRIVSKSHNNDHCGTTARKVPCISSKSGHDRETRPHTKTITMANTSAKKKGAASREKKVTRTVLAILLAFIITWAPYNVMVLIDTFCATCIPNTVWIIGYWIFYINSTVNPACYALCNPTFKKTFKQLLLCQYKNIGAAR; the protein is encoded by the coding sequence ATGATGGCAAACCCAGCACAGACAGACGAATCTTTCAACAACCCAACAGACCTGTTTCTCAGTGGAAGAGTGAGTCCTTACACAACAGCCGAAGTAGTCTTCGCTGTGATTGTCACAGGATCATTAAGCTTGGTGACAATTATCGGAAACATTTTGGTTATCGTTTCTATCAAAGTAAACAGACATTTACAAACTATTAATAACTATTTTATCTTTAGCTTGGCCTGTGCTGATTTGATTATTGGTGTGACTATGAATCTATTCACCATCTACACTCTAATTGGCTACTGGCCGTTTGGCCCAGTGATATGTGATTTGTGGCTTGCTCTCGATTATGTTGTCAGTAATGCTTCTTCCATGAGCCTCCTGGTTATCAGCTTTGACCGCTACTTCTGCGTGACAAAACCCCTCAGCTACCCCGTGCGGAGAACAGCAAAGATGGCAGGGATGATGATCGTAGCTGTTTGGGTGGTGTCGTTTATCCTGTGGGCTCCTGCCATTCTTTTCTGGCAGTTCATTATAGGGGAGCGGACAGTTAGTGAAGGTGAGTGTTATATACAGTTCTTCTCAAATCCAGCTGTCACTTTTGGCACTGCCATAGCTGCCTTCTACCTCCCTGTGTTCATCATGATGATTTTATACGTGCAAATATCTCGAGCCAGCAAGAGTCGAATAATGGAAGATAAAAAGGTGTCTGAAACGAGCGAGGGAACCGTTTCTGACGGTGTAGTGAAGGACAAGGTTATGGAACCGAATAGTAGCAGCATCCCAAACTCTCCTCATGCTTTGCCACACGCCAAAATGCAAAGTGACAAAATAATTGGAGAAATAATAGCTGCGAATTGTGGCCAAGAAGAGAAGGAGCTTCACAATGAGGTAACTTCCCCCAGTGTGGTCCCATCAAACCAGAAGCAGGAAGGGACAATACAAGAGGGCACAACTATCTCTACTACACAAAGCTGTTTCCGGATGGGTAACACCAACTTCTGCCTTAGGATAGTTAGCAAATCTCATAACAATGACCACTGTGGTACCACAGCAAGAAAGGTGCCATGTATCAGCAGTAAGAGCGGGCATGATAGAGAGACCAGACCACACACTAAGACCATTACAATGGCCAATACCTCCGCTAAGAAGAAGGGAGCTGCATCCCGAGAGAAGAAGGTGACGAGAACCGTCCTGGCTATTCTCCTGGCATTTATCATCACCTGGGCCCCATACAACGTCATGGTTCTCATTGACACCTTCTGTGCAACCTGTATCCCCAACACTGTCTGGATTATTGGATATTGGATCTTTTACATAAACAGTACCGTGAACCCAGCCTGCTACGCACTGTGTAATCCTACCTTCAAGAAAACCTTCAAGCAACTCCTCCTGTGTCAGTATAAGAACATTGGTGCAGCGAGATAG